One Nocardioides aromaticivorans genomic window carries:
- a CDS encoding WXG100 family type VII secretion target, whose translation MSNVEFGHAEGALKQIADRVVQAKQEFGQHSATMESQLEGMRSAWVGSGGLSFQQLKDAWIEKHKVVVTALDKFHASLTETEKDNTAVDEQAGAGMNTLLNRLGSQ comes from the coding sequence ATGTCGAATGTCGAGTTCGGCCACGCAGAGGGCGCGCTCAAGCAGATCGCCGATCGCGTCGTTCAGGCCAAGCAGGAGTTCGGACAGCACTCCGCCACCATGGAGTCCCAGCTCGAGGGCATGCGGAGCGCCTGGGTGGGCTCGGGCGGTCTCTCCTTCCAGCAGCTGAAGGACGCCTGGATCGAGAAGCACAAGGTCGTCGTCACGGCGCTGGACAAGTTCCACGCCTCGCTGACCGAGACCGAGAAGGACAACACGGCCGTCGACGAGCAGGCGGGTGCGGGCATGAACACGCTGCTCAACCGCCTCGGCAGCCAGTGA
- a CDS encoding WXG100 family type VII secretion target, which translates to MSADFGALDGLRVRHGELDAAAEAMYNTVKKMDDSLNSLESDVAPKVATWSGDQQEAYKSAKAAWDWAMQELKDLLDRSHQTVYQSNAEYLAADKRGASRFDF; encoded by the coding sequence ATGAGCGCTGACTTCGGTGCACTCGACGGCCTGCGGGTTCGTCACGGCGAGCTCGACGCCGCCGCTGAGGCGATGTACAACACCGTCAAGAAGATGGACGACAGCCTGAACAGCCTGGAGAGCGATGTCGCTCCCAAGGTGGCGACCTGGTCCGGTGACCAGCAGGAGGCCTACAAGTCCGCGAAGGCCGCCTGGGACTGGGCGATGCAGGAGCTCAAGGACCTGCTCGACCGCAGCCACCAGACCGTCTACCAGTCGAACGCCGAGTACCTCGCCGCCGACAAGCGCGGCGCGAGCCGCTTCGACTTCTGA
- the eccD gene encoding type VII secretion integral membrane protein EccD codes for MTQAGRAPGAVASGLVRVTVTSGTRRVDLVLPGAVPVAELLPELARSVGLLDPATVHGGYRVVTADGRRLVPDTGLTLQGVEDGGLLTVTAGVDDPPPRVYDDVVEAMSDVVENDLKPWQASSGRRTALFAAGLFLALGAAALLVQRGSDLAAAATAVVALALCAGAVVLSRAQHEPEAAVGVAWLGAGYAAVAGVMFAPQDTALLGQPLAFAGAGALVAGLVCVIGLGAGRTLVFPPVVIGALGLAIGLYLDSRDGGGFGAAELLTVVLCLVVLAGSVFPWLALGATSTRIDQIYSTADLTADPDDIERDQVAADARIAHEILLAITGTVGVLIVLVAPLAVSLGVTGTLLAVDACLIVMLRTRQYRTGSEVLVGLTAGIAGLATTALAVLALHGDWRPTLAVVLAVAGAVLLAATLTPSAPSVRRGRLGDVLESTALIALLPLLVVAVGLFETVHKALD; via the coding sequence ATGACACAAGCTGGTCGGGCGCCGGGGGCGGTCGCCTCCGGACTGGTCCGGGTCACCGTCACCTCGGGCACCCGTCGGGTCGACCTCGTGCTCCCCGGCGCGGTCCCCGTCGCCGAGCTGCTGCCGGAGCTGGCGCGCAGCGTCGGCCTGCTCGACCCGGCCACCGTGCACGGTGGCTACCGGGTCGTCACCGCGGACGGGCGACGGCTGGTGCCCGACACCGGGCTCACCCTCCAGGGCGTCGAGGACGGTGGCCTCCTCACGGTCACGGCCGGCGTCGACGACCCGCCGCCGCGGGTCTACGACGACGTCGTGGAGGCGATGTCGGACGTCGTCGAGAACGACCTCAAGCCCTGGCAGGCGTCATCCGGGCGTCGTACCGCCCTGTTCGCGGCGGGGCTGTTCCTCGCCCTCGGCGCCGCCGCGCTCCTGGTGCAGCGCGGCTCCGACCTCGCCGCTGCCGCGACCGCCGTGGTCGCGCTGGCCCTCTGCGCCGGCGCCGTGGTGCTGTCCCGTGCCCAGCACGAGCCGGAGGCCGCGGTCGGCGTCGCCTGGCTCGGAGCCGGGTACGCCGCCGTCGCGGGCGTGATGTTCGCGCCGCAGGACACCGCGCTGCTGGGACAGCCCCTCGCCTTCGCCGGAGCGGGCGCGCTCGTCGCCGGCCTGGTCTGCGTGATCGGCCTGGGTGCCGGCCGAACCCTCGTCTTCCCGCCGGTCGTGATCGGTGCGCTGGGGCTCGCGATCGGTCTCTACCTCGACTCGCGCGACGGCGGCGGCTTCGGCGCGGCCGAGCTGCTGACGGTGGTGCTGTGCCTGGTCGTGCTCGCGGGCAGCGTTTTCCCGTGGCTCGCCCTGGGCGCGACCTCGACGCGGATCGACCAGATCTACTCGACCGCCGACCTCACGGCCGACCCGGACGACATCGAGCGCGACCAGGTCGCCGCCGATGCCCGGATCGCGCACGAGATCCTGCTCGCGATCACCGGCACGGTCGGCGTGCTCATCGTGCTGGTCGCGCCGCTGGCCGTCAGCCTGGGCGTGACCGGCACGTTGCTGGCCGTCGACGCCTGCCTGATCGTCATGCTCCGCACACGCCAGTACCGCACCGGCAGCGAGGTCCTGGTCGGCCTGACCGCCGGCATCGCCGGACTGGCCACCACCGCGCTGGCGGTCCTCGCCCTGCACGGCGACTGGCGCCCGACCCTCGCGGTCGTGCTGGCCGTCGCCGGCGCCGTGCTCCTCGCGGCGACCCTGACGCCGTCGGCGCCCTCCGTGCGCCGCGGCCGCCTGGGCGACGTCCTCGAGTCGACGGCGCTGATCGCCCTGCTCCCGCTGCTCGTCGTGGCCGTCGGCCTCTTCGAGACCGTGCACAAGGCGCTCGACTGA
- the eccB gene encoding type VII secretion protein EccB, which yields MATKKDLVEAYSFSRRRLVTAFVSGAPGGREVEPARPGRMIVGGVALAILLIAGAAVAGALTKRPTVDWDSPGLVTDDHGALYVILDEEQSQGQEQLRPVINVTSAQLILGADVKTKSVPDDVLAERKKGPSIGILDAPPTVPGAGNLLNSGWVSCTATGKGVQTEVRPGRSVQETPELGFVVRGEPSGKRYLIAQAEVPGHPVRAYSYAAPANPDGLYADLKVEASDEIVVPDAWLGLFPTGGALTEAGLGFDDWGQRVPLPGYTTARVGDYYERSGQFYAVTKKGFVQLSEFAFAVLRSTPIGDDMPRPIKQVGEGGAFKVVAAPYDASSWPEDAIAGGSARRTDTVCGVLKTGEDEEPAVLLATFPSGSAMIGDVSAGQSNVSVEAGYGAVVRSADWDTSSGGTVHLVDDGGRSYSIAGMTEVDNLGYGRVPEVVVPSTWLQLFTPGPDLSLLDALCPPRTPSEDVGDSVGPACA from the coding sequence ATGGCGACCAAGAAGGACCTCGTCGAGGCCTACTCGTTCAGCCGGCGCCGGTTGGTGACGGCCTTCGTCTCGGGCGCGCCCGGCGGCCGGGAGGTCGAGCCGGCGCGCCCCGGCCGGATGATCGTCGGCGGCGTCGCGCTGGCCATCCTGCTGATCGCAGGCGCTGCCGTGGCCGGCGCGCTCACGAAGCGCCCGACCGTCGACTGGGACAGCCCGGGCCTGGTCACCGACGACCACGGCGCGCTCTACGTCATCCTCGACGAGGAGCAGTCGCAGGGCCAGGAGCAGCTGCGGCCGGTGATCAACGTGACCTCCGCGCAGCTCATCCTCGGTGCCGACGTGAAGACCAAGAGCGTGCCGGACGACGTCCTCGCCGAGCGCAAGAAGGGCCCGTCGATCGGCATCCTCGACGCACCGCCGACCGTTCCCGGCGCGGGCAACCTCCTCAACAGCGGCTGGGTGTCGTGCACCGCGACCGGCAAGGGCGTGCAGACCGAGGTCCGCCCCGGTCGGTCGGTCCAGGAGACCCCCGAGCTCGGCTTCGTGGTCCGTGGCGAGCCGAGCGGCAAGCGCTACCTGATCGCCCAGGCCGAGGTGCCGGGCCACCCGGTGCGCGCCTACAGCTACGCCGCGCCCGCCAACCCCGACGGCCTGTACGCCGACCTCAAGGTCGAGGCCAGCGACGAGATCGTCGTGCCCGACGCCTGGCTGGGGCTCTTCCCGACCGGCGGCGCGCTGACCGAGGCCGGCCTGGGATTCGACGACTGGGGCCAGCGGGTCCCCCTGCCCGGCTACACGACGGCGCGGGTCGGCGACTACTACGAGCGCAGCGGCCAGTTCTACGCCGTCACGAAGAAGGGATTCGTGCAGCTGAGCGAGTTCGCGTTCGCGGTGCTGCGCAGCACCCCGATCGGTGACGACATGCCGCGACCGATCAAGCAGGTCGGCGAGGGTGGCGCGTTCAAGGTCGTCGCCGCTCCCTACGACGCGTCGTCGTGGCCCGAGGACGCCATCGCCGGGGGTTCCGCCCGCCGCACCGACACTGTCTGCGGCGTGCTGAAGACCGGCGAGGACGAGGAGCCGGCCGTGCTCCTCGCCACCTTCCCGTCGGGCTCGGCGATGATCGGCGACGTCAGCGCCGGCCAGAGCAATGTCAGCGTCGAGGCCGGGTACGGCGCCGTGGTGCGCTCGGCCGACTGGGACACCTCGAGTGGTGGCACCGTCCACCTGGTCGACGACGGCGGTCGCAGCTACTCCATCGCCGGCATGACCGAGGTCGACAACCTCGGCTACGGACGCGTCCCGGAGGTCGTCGTACCGTCCACCTGGCTGCAGCTGTTCACGCCGGGCCCGGACCTGTCGCTCCTCGACGCGCTCTGCCCGCCCCGGACGCCCTCCGAGGACGTCGGCGACTCGGTCGGTCCGGCGTGCGCGTGA
- a CDS encoding S8 family serine peptidase — translation MSGRAGARLAVLAVAALAVPLAPGAPASAVPAAAAALAEGPDCLATGEDADRKVKGVNEASEALQVPEASAIAARADRRPGQGVRVVVVDTEIPGGAALGARPDLASAHGLTAAGIVGGQPQTDPSVDAGIAPAADVVPAKFYDVPRGQESDGESTPSSGALARALDEVDVRGRTIVLVPAVVAGSDDLQDALARLHRAGALVIAPAGDVPAEGAGFLEEYAEVKPGQDAAADVWPAADPDVVAVGISSPEWQARALRNSAVDLAAPGAGSVSIGVQGGWCVVTEGSTEWAAAQVAGVAALVWSVHDDDTADELRKRLEATASGNGQASPLTGFGVVQPVEALQRPVESMAGQARRNEVVPRGTVPAERADLLAGTRRDAVWWGLGGGGALVVLLVLRPVLARRRGRSST, via the coding sequence GTGAGCGGCCGGGCCGGCGCGCGGCTGGCGGTGCTCGCCGTGGCCGCGCTGGCGGTGCCGCTCGCGCCCGGAGCGCCGGCGTCGGCCGTGCCGGCCGCTGCCGCGGCCCTCGCCGAGGGACCGGACTGCCTGGCCACCGGCGAGGACGCCGACCGCAAGGTCAAGGGCGTCAACGAGGCCAGCGAGGCGCTGCAGGTGCCGGAGGCGAGCGCCATCGCCGCCCGTGCGGACCGCCGTCCCGGACAGGGCGTGCGGGTCGTGGTGGTCGACACCGAGATCCCGGGTGGGGCTGCCCTGGGGGCGCGTCCGGACCTCGCCAGCGCCCACGGGCTGACCGCCGCGGGGATCGTCGGTGGGCAGCCCCAGACCGACCCGTCGGTCGATGCCGGCATCGCGCCCGCCGCCGACGTCGTCCCGGCGAAGTTCTACGACGTGCCGCGCGGCCAGGAGAGCGACGGCGAGAGCACGCCCTCGTCGGGTGCCCTGGCGAGGGCGCTCGACGAGGTCGACGTCCGGGGGCGCACCATCGTGCTCGTCCCTGCCGTCGTGGCCGGCTCGGACGACCTGCAGGACGCCCTCGCCCGCCTGCACCGCGCGGGCGCGCTGGTGATCGCCCCGGCGGGCGACGTACCGGCGGAGGGAGCGGGCTTCCTCGAGGAGTACGCCGAGGTGAAGCCCGGTCAGGACGCCGCGGCCGACGTCTGGCCGGCCGCCGACCCCGACGTCGTCGCCGTCGGGATCTCCTCGCCCGAGTGGCAGGCCCGGGCGCTGCGCAACTCGGCCGTGGACCTCGCGGCCCCCGGCGCGGGATCCGTGTCGATCGGCGTCCAGGGCGGCTGGTGCGTCGTCACGGAGGGATCGACGGAGTGGGCAGCGGCCCAGGTCGCCGGCGTGGCCGCGCTGGTCTGGTCGGTCCACGACGACGACACCGCCGACGAGCTGCGCAAGCGGCTGGAGGCCACCGCCAGCGGCAACGGCCAGGCCAGCCCGCTCACCGGCTTCGGCGTGGTCCAGCCGGTCGAGGCGCTGCAGCGTCCGGTCGAGAGCATGGCGGGCCAGGCCCGCCGCAACGAGGTCGTGCCACGCGGGACGGTGCCGGCGGAGCGTGCCGACCTGCTCGCGGGCACGCGGCGCGACGCGGTCTGGTGGGGTCTCGGCGGGGGAGGCGCGCTGGTCGTGCTGCTGGTCCTGCGGCCGGTCCTGGCGCGACGGCGCGGGCGTTCCTCCACCTGA
- a CDS encoding potassium transporter, which yields MADPTIHEVCVVGAGISGLNALVVAAGHLPRNAPAVVVDVRPRPGGMWVDTYDYVRLHQPHPIFTAGNIKWQLDAPPSHLASRTEVLDHLRHCLDVAGRKLTLDERFGWAYTGHTEADGLVEVRLQGPDSTEHTVITRRLVKAFGHQVQPNPPLSTTSSRVRSITPETLDLDAVRRGDEPVWIVGGGKTAMDAAHRILTEAPGREVHLLAGPGTIFARRDTFFPTGARRWWGGTPINTMVRQVSDRYDGTNEVAVSDWFRSTYGTGPVADAVNYLSAYLSEAENRVITDGLRTAERTYFADAVDRDDGDVDVVDRDGRSRQTAPGSWILNCTGSLLREVHPYEPYTSATGNVLSIQMRSSTFGGFTAFAGYYMTHLMFHGRLHDLPLYELDLAQLQREAPSVVIYASMVLTMHNLSLLVDTLPKRVIMQCGLDFNLWYPVPRQVAGVARFLATHHRKRRHDQRTLDTIATRFGVRSGPLTHAATGA from the coding sequence GTGGCCGACCCGACCATCCACGAGGTCTGCGTCGTCGGCGCGGGGATCAGTGGCCTGAACGCGCTCGTCGTCGCGGCCGGCCACCTGCCCCGCAACGCCCCGGCAGTCGTCGTCGACGTCCGCCCGCGTCCCGGCGGGATGTGGGTCGACACCTACGACTACGTCCGGCTCCACCAGCCGCACCCGATCTTCACGGCAGGCAACATCAAGTGGCAGCTCGATGCGCCACCGAGCCACCTGGCATCGCGCACGGAGGTCCTCGACCACCTGCGCCACTGCCTCGACGTCGCGGGGCGGAAGCTCACCCTCGACGAGCGGTTCGGCTGGGCCTACACCGGCCACACGGAGGCCGACGGCCTCGTCGAGGTGAGGCTGCAGGGGCCGGACAGCACGGAGCACACGGTCATCACCCGCCGCCTGGTCAAGGCCTTCGGCCATCAGGTGCAGCCGAATCCTCCCCTGTCGACCACCAGCTCCCGGGTCCGGAGCATCACGCCGGAGACCCTCGACCTGGACGCCGTCCGGAGGGGTGACGAGCCGGTGTGGATCGTGGGCGGGGGGAAGACCGCGATGGACGCGGCCCACCGCATCCTCACGGAGGCCCCCGGTCGCGAGGTCCACCTGTTGGCCGGCCCCGGCACGATCTTCGCGCGGCGCGACACCTTCTTCCCCACCGGCGCCCGACGCTGGTGGGGCGGCACACCGATCAACACCATGGTCCGCCAGGTCAGCGACCGCTACGACGGCACCAACGAGGTCGCGGTGAGCGACTGGTTCCGGTCGACGTACGGCACTGGTCCCGTCGCCGATGCCGTCAACTACCTCAGCGCCTACCTGTCCGAGGCGGAGAACCGGGTCATCACCGACGGGCTCCGCACCGCCGAACGCACCTACTTCGCCGACGCCGTCGACCGCGACGACGGCGACGTGGACGTCGTGGACCGTGACGGCCGCTCCCGGCAGACGGCGCCCGGCAGCTGGATCCTCAACTGCACCGGCTCCCTCCTGCGCGAGGTCCATCCCTACGAGCCGTACACCTCGGCCACGGGGAACGTGCTGTCCATCCAGATGCGCTCGAGCACGTTCGGCGGCTTCACCGCCTTCGCCGGCTACTACATGACCCACCTGATGTTCCATGGCCGGCTCCACGACCTCCCGCTCTACGAGCTGGACCTCGCCCAGCTGCAGCGGGAGGCGCCGTCGGTGGTCATCTACGCCTCCATGGTCCTCACGATGCACAACCTGAGCCTGCTGGTCGACACCTTGCCGAAGCGGGTCATCATGCAGTGCGGGCTGGACTTCAACCTGTGGTACCCCGTCCCGCGCCAGGTCGCCGGCGTGGCCCGCTTCCTTGCCACCCATCACCGCAAGCGACGCCACGACCAGCGCACGCTCGACACGATCGCCACCCGCTTCGGCGTGCGCAGCGGCCCGTTGACCCACGCCGCCACCGGGGCCTGA